One window of Burkholderia vietnamiensis LMG 10929 genomic DNA carries:
- a CDS encoding tetratricopeptide repeat protein — protein MQPIRTMRPAEAGFPAAVRRLVRAKLPPAALLAAAAVTVAAVVAATGWRAAGPAPSAAQIDEWQAMVAQAVEPHALAQLRTLARRGSADAQAALGIALVDAREAGLRDEGRNWLETAARADGQADAPAARRAQLALGKALLLGSGDLPKDYARARALLGEAAGHGEAAAAYYLGLIYRSGYGTAADPARAAQWFERAARADIPAADFMLANAYRDGSGVPRDEARALALYRRAAEHELPEAVQTLAMAYRNGELGLRPDATEFHAQWIETAHALKHPVIAP, from the coding sequence ATGCAACCGATCCGCACCATGCGGCCGGCCGAGGCCGGTTTCCCCGCCGCCGTGCGGCGTCTCGTGCGCGCGAAGCTGCCGCCGGCCGCGTTGCTGGCGGCGGCGGCCGTGACCGTCGCGGCGGTGGTCGCGGCGACCGGCTGGCGCGCGGCCGGCCCGGCGCCGAGCGCCGCGCAGATCGACGAGTGGCAGGCGATGGTCGCGCAGGCCGTCGAGCCGCACGCGCTCGCGCAATTGCGCACGCTCGCGCGCCGCGGCTCGGCCGACGCGCAGGCTGCGCTCGGCATCGCGCTAGTCGACGCGCGCGAGGCGGGGCTGCGCGACGAGGGGCGCAACTGGCTCGAAACCGCGGCACGGGCCGACGGGCAAGCCGACGCACCGGCCGCACGACGGGCGCAGCTCGCGCTCGGCAAGGCACTGCTGCTCGGCAGCGGCGACCTGCCGAAGGACTACGCGCGCGCACGCGCGCTGCTCGGCGAAGCGGCCGGCCACGGCGAAGCGGCGGCCGCGTACTACCTCGGGCTGATCTACCGCAGCGGCTACGGCACCGCGGCCGATCCCGCGCGGGCCGCGCAGTGGTTCGAGCGCGCCGCGCGCGCCGACATCCCGGCCGCGGACTTCATGCTCGCGAACGCATACCGCGACGGCAGCGGCGTGCCGCGCGACGAAGCGCGCGCGCTCGCGCTGTATCGCCGCGCGGCGGAGCATGAACTGCCGGAAGCCGTGCAGACGCTCGCGATGGCGTATCGCAACGGCGAGTTGGGGCTGCGGCCCGACGCGACCGAGTTCCACGCGCAGTGGATCGAAACCGCGCATGCATTGAAACATCCGGTGATCGCGCCGTGA